The Pseudomonas protegens genome contains the following window.
AGCACCTGATCCTGCCGGCCATCGTCCTGGGCACCATTCCCCTGGCGGTGATCGCGCGGATGACCCGCTCCTCGATGCTCGAAGTGCTGCGCGAGGACTACATCCGCACCGCCAAGGCCAAGGGCCTGTCGCCGGCGCGAGTGGTATTCGTCCACGGCCTGCGCAACGCCTTGATTCCGGTACTGACCGTGGTCGGCCTGCAAGTCGGCACCCTGCTGGCCGGGGCGGTCCTGACAGAAACCATCTTTTCCTGGCCGGGCATCGGCAAGTGGCTGATCGAAGCCATCGGCGCCCGCGACTATCCCGTGGTGCAGAACGGCATCCTGCTGATCGCCTGTCTGGTGATCATGGTCAACTTCGTGGTGGACATCCTCTACGGCTTTGCCAACCCACGCATCCGTCATCAGCGCTGAGATCAAGACTAATGAGCACTCCAACTTCCTCAGTAGCAGTCGATCAAAGCCTGCTCTATCCGTCCGTGTACAAAGAATTCTGGCAGCACTTCTCGCGCAACAAGGGCGCGGTGGCCGGCCTGCTGTTCATGCTGCTGATCGTGTTCTGCGCGCTGTTCGCCCCCTGGGTGGCGCCGCACAACCCCAGCGAGCAATACCGCGACTTCCTGCTGACCCCGCCGGCCTGGCTCGAAGGCGGGCAGATGCAGTTCCTGCTGGGTACCGATGAGCTGGGCCGCGACCTACTGTCGCGACTGATCCAGGGTTCGCGCCTGTCGCTGCTGATCGGCCTGTCGTCGGTGGTGATGTCGCTGATCCCGGGAATCCTCCTGGGCCTGTTCGCCGGTTTCTTCCCGCGCTTGCTCGGCCCGACCATCATGCGCCTGATGGACATCATGCTGGCCCTGCCCTCGCTGCTGCTGGCCGTGGCGATTGTCGCCATCCTCGGCCCAGGCCTGATCAACACCGTGATCGCCATCGCCGTGGTGTCCCTGCCCTCCTATGTGCGCCTGACCCGCGCCGCGGTGATGGGCGAGATCAACCGCGACTACGTGACCGCCGCGCGCCTGGCCGGTGCCGGCCTGCCGCGCCTGATGTTCATCACCGTGCTGCCCAACTGCATGGCGCCGCTGATCGTCCAGGCCACCTTGAGCTTCTCCTCGGCCATCCTCGACGCCGCCGCCCTGGGCTTCCTCGGCCTGGGCGTACAACCGCCGACTCCGGAGTGGGGCACCATGCTGGCCTCGGCTCGCGACTACATCGAACGCGCCTGGTGGGTGGTGAGCCTGCCGGGCCTGACCATTTTGCTCAGCGTGCTGGCAATCAACCTGATGGGCGACGGCCTGCGCGATGCGCTGGACCCGAAACTCAAGAACGCCGCCTGAGGAGATTCCCATGTCACTGCTCGAAATCAAGAATCTCAATGTCCGTTTCGGCGACGCCACGGCGGTGCCGGTGGTCGATGGCCTCGACCTCAAGGTCGACAAGGGCGAAGTGCTGGCCATTGTCGGCGAGTCCGGCTCCGGCAAGTCGGTGACCATGATGGCCCTGATGGGCCTGATCGAGCACCCCGGCATCGTCACCGCCGATGCCTTGAGCTTTGACGGTCGCGACATGCTCAAGCTCAGCGCCCGCCAGCGCCGGCAGATCGTCGGCAAGGACCTGGCCATGGTCTTCCAGGACCCGATGACCGCGCTCAACCCCAGCTACACCGTGGGCTTCCAGATCGAGGAAGTGCTGCGCCTGCACCTGAAAATGTCCAGCAAGGCCGCGCGCAAGCGTGCCATCGAACTGCTGGAGAAGGTCGAGATCCCCGGCGCCGCCAGCCGCATGGACGCCTACCCGCACCAGCTGTCCGGCGGCATGAGCCAGCGAGTGGCGATCGCCATGGCGATTGCCGGCGAACCCAAGCTGCTGATTGCCGATGAACCCACCACCGCCCTGGACGTGACCATCCAGGCGCAGATCATGGAACTGCTGCTCAACCTGCAACAGGAACAGAACATGGGCCTGGTGCTGATCACCCACGACCTGGCCGTGGTCGCCGAAACCGCCCAGCGCGTGTGCGTGATGTACGCCGGGCAAGCCGTGGAAGTCGGCCAGGTGCCGCAGCTGTTCGACATCCCCGCGCACCCCTACAGCGAAGCGCTGCTGGCGGCGATTCCCGAGCACAGCCTGGGCGCCACCCGCCTGTCGACCCTGCCGGGTATCGTCCCCGGGCGTTACGACCGGCCCCAGGGTTGCCTGCTGTCGCCGCGTTGCCCCTACGCCCAGGACAACTGCCGCCAGCAGCGTCCAAGCCTTGATCCGCAAGCCGCCAGCCTGGTGCGCTGCTTCTATCCGCTGAATCAGGAGGTGGCGTAATGGCCGTCGTTCTTACCGCCCGCGACCTGACCCGTCACTACGAAGTGTCCCGAGGCCTGTTCAAGGGCCACGCCACCGTGCGCGCCCTCAACGGCGTGTCCTTTGAGCTGGAAGCCGGCAAGACCCTGGCCGTGGTCGGCGAGTCGGGCTGCGGCAAGTCCACCCTGGCCCGGGCCCTGACCCTGATCGAAGAGCCGTCCTCGGGCTCGCTGAAAATCGCCGGCCAGGAAGTCGCCGGCGCCGACAAGGCCCAGCGCAAGCAGCTGCGCAAAGATGTGCAGATGGTGTTCCAGAGCCCGTATGCCTCGCTCAATCCGCGGCAGAAGATTGGTGATCAACTGGCCGAGCCGCTGTTGATCAACACCAAGCTGTCGGCCGCCGAACGCCGGGAGAAAGTCCAGGCGATGATGAAACAGGTGGGCCTGCGCCCCGAGCATTACCAGCGCTACCCGCACATGTTCTCCGGCGGCCAGCGCCAGCGCATTGCCCTGGCCCGGGCGATGATGCTGCAGCCCAAGGTGCTGGTGGCGGACGAACCGACCTCGGCCCTGGACGTGTCGATCCAGGCCCAGGTGCTGAACCTGTTCATGGACCTGCAGCAGGAATTCAACACCGCCTACGTGT
Protein-coding sequences here:
- a CDS encoding ABC transporter permease subunit, translating into MSTPTSSVAVDQSLLYPSVYKEFWQHFSRNKGAVAGLLFMLLIVFCALFAPWVAPHNPSEQYRDFLLTPPAWLEGGQMQFLLGTDELGRDLLSRLIQGSRLSLLIGLSSVVMSLIPGILLGLFAGFFPRLLGPTIMRLMDIMLALPSLLLAVAIVAILGPGLINTVIAIAVVSLPSYVRLTRAAVMGEINRDYVTAARLAGAGLPRLMFITVLPNCMAPLIVQATLSFSSAILDAAALGFLGLGVQPPTPEWGTMLASARDYIERAWWVVSLPGLTILLSVLAINLMGDGLRDALDPKLKNAA
- a CDS encoding ABC transporter ATP-binding protein, which translates into the protein MSLLEIKNLNVRFGDATAVPVVDGLDLKVDKGEVLAIVGESGSGKSVTMMALMGLIEHPGIVTADALSFDGRDMLKLSARQRRQIVGKDLAMVFQDPMTALNPSYTVGFQIEEVLRLHLKMSSKAARKRAIELLEKVEIPGAASRMDAYPHQLSGGMSQRVAIAMAIAGEPKLLIADEPTTALDVTIQAQIMELLLNLQQEQNMGLVLITHDLAVVAETAQRVCVMYAGQAVEVGQVPQLFDIPAHPYSEALLAAIPEHSLGATRLSTLPGIVPGRYDRPQGCLLSPRCPYAQDNCRQQRPSLDPQAASLVRCFYPLNQEVA
- a CDS encoding peptide ABC transporter ATP-binding protein, giving the protein MAVVLTARDLTRHYEVSRGLFKGHATVRALNGVSFELEAGKTLAVVGESGCGKSTLARALTLIEEPSSGSLKIAGQEVAGADKAQRKQLRKDVQMVFQSPYASLNPRQKIGDQLAEPLLINTKLSAAERREKVQAMMKQVGLRPEHYQRYPHMFSGGQRQRIALARAMMLQPKVLVADEPTSALDVSIQAQVLNLFMDLQQEFNTAYVFISHNLAVVRHVADQVLVMYLGRPVEMGPKEDIYTRPLHPYTQALLSATPTIHPDPDKPKIKIVGELPNPLNPPPGCAFHKRCPYATERCSAEEPALRPLDNRQVACHYAEQFVL